Within the Haloplanus vescus genome, the region GGGCGATGAGAATGGCTGATTAACTCGCGTCGTCCTCGGTGGCCGTCGGCACCGCCTCGGCGTCGACTTCGTGTTCGACGGCGCGTCGCTGCATCGCGTCTATCTGTGGCACCTCGGTGACGTTCGAGAGCAACACCACGGCGGCGATGGTCGATGACCCACTCCGCGGGTCGTCGCCGGCGAGCACTTCGACGGTTTCCGTCTCCTCTTCGAGCCACTGGCGGGCGCTCTCGAACCCGCGGCGAGAGAGCTCTTCTGGAGGTCCGGACAGGACGACGAGTGCGCGTTCGGCGCTCGACACCTCACAGGGGAGCGTCAGCCGCGAGTTGAGCGACTGCTGGACGAGACTCTGAATCCGGCCGGCGTCGGTCCGCTGGGAGGATTCCTCGTCGTCATCGCCGGTGAAAAGCGAGAGGAGCCACGACAGGAGGCCGCCACCGGTTTCGAGTTCGGTCGCGGCGTAGCCGATGGACGCGACGCCGCCCGGCGAGAGCGTGCGGATGATGTCGCTGGAGTCCAGCGTGTTGGCGCCGATGGCTTCGGGGTCGATTTGGCCTCTGGCGAACAGCGTCAGGACGCGCGAGGCCAGCTCTTGGTTCGGCTGGTCGAACCGGTCCTCTGCGTCGGCGTCGACCCAGCGGTCGTTGTCGAAGAGGATGGTGCTGTCGGCCGCCGGAACGATGGACCTGAGCGAGCGGGCGGCGTTCACAGCCATCGAATCGGGTTCGTCGGCGCCCGGAAGCACGCCGAGGACGTACACCGGTTTGTCGTACAACTCTTGGAGTCGCTCGACGAGGACGGCCCCGGCGCCGCTTCCGGTGCCGCCACCCAGCCCTGCCACGACCAACACGCCGTCGAGTTTGCGCATCCGAATCTCGTCGAGTTCGCGCTGAATCTCGGGGAAGTCGGTCCGGGTGACTTCGACCGCGAGGTCCTGATCGCCGGCGACGCCGTCGTCGACCTCGCGGTGCGTGTCGCCGATGGTGACGTGTTGGTCACGCGGGACGTGGTCGAAGTCGTCGTCGTCGGTCCGCGAGATGTCTATCGTCAGTAGGTTCCCGTAGCACAGCTGTCGGTCGCCGTTGCTCTCGAGGCCGCGAATCGTATCGACGAGGCGGCACCCGGCGCCACCGACACCGACTAATGCGAGTTTCATCGCTGCCCTCGTCGCGTGGCTGGGTCGCGTGCAGTTCGAAACACGGTTCAGACGACGGGGTCGAGGTCGTCGTTTTCGTCCGTAATCAGGTTGTTAATCTTCTCTTCGCGCTCGGCCTGTTGCTCGGCGATCTGTTCCTGCGCGTCGACCGCTTGATTCTGAATCGTGTCGATGCGCGGGGCGTCCGAGACGTTCGAGAGGAGCACCGCCGCGGAGAGTCGCGAGGAGTTCTCCCGAGGGTCGTCGCCGACGAGTACTTCGACCGTCTCGGCTTCCTGTTCGAGCCACTGGCGAGCGCTCTCGATGCCTTTCCGAGAGAACTCGCTCGGCGGGCCGGAGATAACGACGAGCACTCGTTCGGCGCTCGACACCTCACACGGCAGCGTCAGCCGTGAGTTAGTGGCGCGGCGGACGAGCGACTTGATTTTCGTTGCCTGACTGGCGTCGTCGAGAGGGTCGTCCTCGCGGCCGCCGCCGCCCCACCTGTCGAGGAGGCCTTCGGGCTGGGCGTCGACTGCCGTGGCGGCGTACCCGATGGAGGACACTCCGTCCGTGGCGAGCGTGCGGATGATGTCGCTGGAGTCCATGGCGTTCTCCGCCACGTCCGTGTCGTCGGTTTCGCCCGCCGCAAGCAGCGTGACGATTCGGGCCGCGAGTTCGCGGTTCATCTCCTCGTAGCCCTCTTCGATGGTCTGGTCGCGGGCGCGCCAGGCGTCGTTGTCGAAGGCGATGAAGTTGTCCACCTTGTTGACGAACGACTGGAGGGAGCGAGCGGCGTTCAGCGCCGGGCGGCCGCCTTCGTATTCGCCGGGGAGGATGCCGAGGGCGTACACCGGTTCGTCGTACATGTCTTGGAGGGCGTCGATGACGACGGGGCCGCCACCGCTGCCGGTGCCGCCGCCGAGGCCCGCAGCGACGAGAATCGCGTCGACGTTGTGAATCTCGATGTCGTCGAACGCACGACGAATCTCGTCGATGTCGGCGGACATGACCTCGGCGCCGATTTCGACGTCGCCGCCGACGCCGTGGCCCTTCGACTTCTGGTTCGTGTCGCCGACCAGAACGCGCTGTTCTTCGGGGATGTATTCGGGCTTGGCGAGGTCCGTTCGGGCGGTGTTGATTGCGTGGACGTGTCGACAGAGGTTCCGGTTGGTCTCGGATTCGAACTCGACCATCCGGTCGATGACCTTGCTGCCGGCGTTGCCCACACCGATAGTAGCGAGTTTCATGACCGTCGGTTCCGTACACTGCACCGAGGGGTATAGTTAATTTGGTTCGATAGTGACACTCTTCAACACACTGCGGCGTCGACGCTCTCGGTTGACTGTCACTCGTCGTGTCCCGCGCCGGCCATCCACCGTTGTCCGTACGACCGGTAGCCGCCCAGATACGTCTCGCTCACCGCGTACCGAACCTGTCGTTTCTCGCCGGGCGCCACGTCGTCGACGTGAAACGAGTCGGGCGTGTCGGACATGGCCCGTCGTTCGCCCGGGGGCGTCGTTAACCTTCGCTCAGGCGCGGTGCTCGGCCGCGGCGCGTTCGATGGCCGTCGCGATGGCCTCGTCCCCGTCGGCGTCCGCCACCGCGTCGTCGAACGCGGCGCTGAACGTCTCCATCACGTCCTTGGCGAGTTCTCGGGCGTCCGTCTCGTTCGGCTGGACGTTCTCGACTCGTGTCGACTCCTCCGCCTCCTCGTCGACGAGCCACACCTCGAAGTTCCCGTCTCGCTCGGGCGTGGGCTGGAACTTCGCTTCGACTTCGACGGTCCGGTGCTCGTACTCGCGACGGCCGACCTTGAGCCAGCCGTCCGGAACTGGAGCCTTCGGCATGGACGCCACTCTGTCGGTGACCGAAATAAGTGTTCGTCGTCAACGCGTGTCGTGGCTGTCCAGACTCAGTCGTCGGCGACGGCGGCGTCCGCCTGTGCGCGCCAGAGGCTGGCGTACTCCCCGCCCGTCGCGAGTAGGTCGTCGTGGGTCCCCGACTCGACGACGTTGCCGTCGTCGAGGACGACGATGCGGTCAGCGTCTTGCAGCGTCGAGAGGCGGTGGGCGATGACGAACGCCGTGCGGTCCTCGACCAGTCGGTTCAGGCTCTCTTGAATCCGCTCTTCGGTCTCGGTGTCGACGTCGCTCGTCGCCTCGTCGAAGATGATTATCGCGGGGTCGTTGAGGAGGGCGCGGGCGATGGCGAGACGCTGACGCTGCCCGCCCGAGAGCTTCACACCCCGTTCGCCGATCAGCGTGTCGTAGCCCGCCGGGAGGTCAGCGACGAACTCGTGGGCTTCCGCAGCTTTCGCGGCTTCGACGACGCGTTCGCTCGCCGCGTCGTCCTCGCGGCGTTCCCCGTCGAGAGTCTCGCGGTCCCCGTACGCGATGTTCTCGGCGACGGTGCCCGAGAACAGGTAGGGCGTCTGTTCGACGACGGCGACTTCCTCCCGGAGCGCCCGGAGGTCGTACGAGCGCACGTCGACGCCGTCGACACACACTGCGCCGTCGTCCACGTCGTGGAATCGCGGAACGAGTTTCACGAGCGTCGACTTGCCGGCGCCGGTCGCACCGGCGAGGCCGATAGTCGCCCCCGCGGGCACGTCGAGCGAAATCCCTTCGAGCACTGGTTCGCGGTCGCCGTAGGCGAAGGTCACGTCGTCGAACGTCACCGCGCCGTCGACTGCCTCGGGGCGGTGCGGGTCGGCCGGCGAAGTTATCGTCGGCTCGCGCCCGAGGAGGCCGAACACGCGTTCGGCGCTCGATTTGGCCAGTTGATACTTGTTGGCCGATTTCCCAACGCGGCGCATCGGCGAGTAGAGGCGCCGGAGATAGAGGAAAAAGAGGGCGAAGCTGCCGGCGCTGAGTGCGCCCTCGACCCCGGTGATGTTGTCGAGGCCGCCGATGTAGAGCACGAGGACGAACACGACGCCGGTCAGCAGGCGGAGGGTGGCGAAAAACGCCCGGCGAATGCGGAGGGCGGCCACCTTCTCGTCGTGGTACGCTTGACTTCGCTCGGCAACGCGTTCGCGTTCGAAGCCGTAGCGGTTGAACGACTTGATGACCGCTGCGCCGCCGAGGTTGTTTTCGAGGCGGGTGTTGAGACGCGCCACGGCCTCCCGAATCGACTTGTAGCGCGGCTCGATCCACCGGAGGAAGAGTGCGCTGGCGACGCCGATGATGGGGACGGGCGCGAGGGCGATGGCGGCGAGTTTCGGCGAGTAACTCCACAGAATCGCCGCGATACCGCCGACGGTGGCGACGACGCGGATTATCTGCCGGAACTCGGTGTTGAGAAACTGCTCCAGTCGGTTGATGTCGCTGTTGAGGATGGACATCATCCCGCCGGTCTGGTGGTCGACGAAGAAGTCCATCGAGAGGGTCTGGATGTGGTCGTACGCGTCGGTCCGGAGGTCACGCTGTATCTTCTGGGCAGCCGACTGGAGCAGATACCGCGAGGCAAAGCGCGTCACCGACCGAATCACGTACGCGAGCGCCGCGATGACCACCAACTGTTCGAGCAGCGCCGTCCGCGCCGCCACGCCGCTGATGGGGTCGCCGGGCAGGAGGCCGACGCGGGCGAGCAGTCCTGGTTCCGCGGAGCCGAGAATGACGCGGTCGATGGCCGTCGCGACGAGCAGCGGTGGGACGAGACGGGCAAAGCGCGTACAGAACGCTGCCAGGATGCCGAGGGTCAGCCGCGGCCAGTACGACTTGGCGTAGGCGAGTAACTCCACCATCGGGTGACCGTCGACCGTCTCACGAACGTCTTCGAATCCGCCGTGGTCGTCGGCCATCGAGGATTAGGGTTCGTCCGGGTTCGCCCGTCGCAGTTCGACACAGACGACGGACCCCGAGGGGTCGTTGTCTTCGATCCATACGCGTCCGCCGTACGTCTGCACGAGGTTGTCGACGAGGTAGAGACCGAGGCCGCTCCCCGGGCTTTCGAGGCCTTTCTCGCCACGACCGAACACTTCGCGCTTGCGCGGGTCGGGAATCCCCGGCCCGTTGTCGGCAACCCGGACCAGGACCGTCTCGGGTCGGACTTCGACGGCGACCGAAATCTCGACCCGGGTCTTGTCGTTGTGGAAGACGGCGTTGTCGAGGAGGTTGCCGAACACCGAGGAGAGAATCGACGTCGCCAGCACGTCCACTGCCGGCAGGTCGTCGTCGCCGCTGATGTTGACGCTCTCGGTGCGGTAGTCGAAGTTCGACCGCACGCGCTCGGTCTCGCGTTCGAGCACCTCGTCGAGGCGGACCGGTTCGAGTTCGGGGTCGACCGGGCCCAGAATCTCGGCCAAGTCGCCGACCGCCTCGGTGAGCTCTTTCGTGTGCGTCGCGGCGGTCATGACGCGTTCGAGGATATCGGCCTCCTCCGGCGGGAGTCGGTCAGCGAGTTCGCTACCCCAGCCGAGTGCGACCGACATGTCGTTGCGGATGTCGTGACGGACAATCTGATTGAGGAGCGCGAGGCGGTCACGCTCGGTTTCGAGGGCCTCTTCGGCCTCCTTTCGATCCGTCACGTCTTGTTGGAAGCCGACGTAATGCGACGGCTCGCCGTTCTCGTCGTATATTGGTGCGATGGTCACTTCGTTCCAAAACTCCTCGCCGTTCCGGCGGTAGTTGCGAACCTCGACGGTCACGGGTTCCCAGTTGTCGACGGCGTGACGCATCCGGTCGACCGTCGCGGGGTCGGTATCCTCACCCTGCAGGAAGCGACAGTTGCGACCCAGCACCTCCGATACCGGGTAGCCCGTAATCCGCTCGAAGGCTGCGTTGGCGTAGATGACTGGGTTGTCCGGCTGGCTCGGGTCCGAGATGGTGATGCCGATTGGTGTGGCGTCCATCGCGCGCTCTTTGAGGTGGAGGTCCGCGTCTGCGTCCGTGCGGCTGTCGGTCGGCGCGTGCGTCAGGACCGCGTGTCGACCGTCGCCGTCGCCCAGGAGCGCGTATCGGACGCGAATCGCCTCTCCACGGGCGTCGTACAGGTACTCGCCGTCCGTCACGTCGGCCTCCGCATCGAGGAGCGCCCGCACTCGGTCGGCGAGTACGGCGGCCTGCTCGTTCGACGACTGCGCCAACGCCTCGAGATACGGCGCGTCGGTCTCCGGCGCGAGCGGATGGTCGTGGTCGTCGGCGAACGCCTCCCAAGCCGCGTTCGACTCGACGATTCGGCCGGTCTCGTCGAGGACAACGGCAGGGGTCGGGAGCGACGCGAACGCCGCCTCGGTCAGTCCGACAGGCATGCTCTCCCCGTCACGGTGCTCTCTTGTCGGCCACGGTAATAGTCCTGTCCGCTCTCGTCCCGTGTGCGACGTGCTGTCTATTCTCCGGAATGCCCGGACTTTTGCCGCCGGCTCCGCTGTATGCTCCTGCATGACCGATACGATGCGTGCAGCCATGGTTCCCGAGGCTGGTGCCGATTTCGAAGTCGTCGAGAAGCCGGTTCCGGACCCCGCCCCCGACGAGGTACGGGTCGCCGTCGACGCCTGCGGCGTCTGTCACAGCGATGTCTTCGTGAAAGAGGGGACGTTCCCCGGCGTCTCCTACCCGCGAACGCCCGGCCACGAAGTCGTCGGCCACGTCGACGCCGTTGGCGACGACGTCTCGATGTGGAGCGAAGGTGACCGCGTGGGTGCCGGGTGGCACGGTGGCCACTGTCACTCCTGTGAGGCCTGTCGCCGCGGCAACTTCCTCCAGTGTGAGAACGCGGAAATCACGGGTCTCACCTTCGACGGCGGCTACGCCGAGTACGCGACGGTCCCCGCCGAAGCGGTGGCGGCCGTCCCCGAGGACCTCGATGCCGTCGACGCCGCGCCCCTCCTCTGTGCCGGTGTGACCACCTACAACGCCCTCCGGAACAGCGACGCCAGCGCCGGCGACGTCGTCGCTGTCGTCGGTGTCGGCGGCCTCGGACAT harbors:
- a CDS encoding tubulin/FtsZ family protein, which translates into the protein MKLALVGVGGAGCRLVDTIRGLESNGDRQLCYGNLLTIDISRTDDDDFDHVPRDQHVTIGDTHREVDDGVAGDQDLAVEVTRTDFPEIQRELDEIRMRKLDGVLVVAGLGGGTGSGAGAVLVERLQELYDKPVYVLGVLPGADEPDSMAVNAARSLRSIVPAADSTILFDNDRWVDADAEDRFDQPNQELASRVLTLFARGQIDPEAIGANTLDSSDIIRTLSPGGVASIGYAATELETGGGLLSWLLSLFTGDDDEESSQRTDAGRIQSLVQQSLNSRLTLPCEVSSAERALVVLSGPPEELSRRGFESARQWLEEETETVEVLAGDDPRSGSSTIAAVVLLSNVTEVPQIDAMQRRAVEHEVDAEAVPTATEDDAS
- a CDS encoding PAS domain-containing protein; protein product: MPVGLTEAAFASLPTPAVVLDETGRIVESNAAWEAFADDHDHPLAPETDAPYLEALAQSSNEQAAVLADRVRALLDAEADVTDGEYLYDARGEAIRVRYALLGDGDGRHAVLTHAPTDSRTDADADLHLKERAMDATPIGITISDPSQPDNPVIYANAAFERITGYPVSEVLGRNCRFLQGEDTDPATVDRMRHAVDNWEPVTVEVRNYRRNGEEFWNEVTIAPIYDENGEPSHYVGFQQDVTDRKEAEEALETERDRLALLNQIVRHDIRNDMSVALGWGSELADRLPPEEADILERVMTAATHTKELTEAVGDLAEILGPVDPELEPVRLDEVLERETERVRSNFDYRTESVNISGDDDLPAVDVLATSILSSVFGNLLDNAVFHNDKTRVEISVAVEVRPETVLVRVADNGPGIPDPRKREVFGRGEKGLESPGSGLGLYLVDNLVQTYGGRVWIEDNDPSGSVVCVELRRANPDEP
- a CDS encoding alcohol dehydrogenase; this encodes MRAAMVPEAGADFEVVEKPVPDPAPDEVRVAVDACGVCHSDVFVKEGTFPGVSYPRTPGHEVVGHVDAVGDDVSMWSEGDRVGAGWHGGHCHSCEACRRGNFLQCENAEITGLTFDGGYAEYATVPAEAVAAVPEDLDAVDAAPLLCAGVTTYNALRNSDASAGDVVAVVGVGGLGHLGVQYAHAAGFETVAISRSPEKRDLALDLGADHFVDASERDPAEALQELGGAKVVLSTAPSADAIESVVGGIGTDGDVVVVGIPGEPVPVDIQHLVGTAGSVSGWGSGDARDSQDTLEFSDLRDITPVVERFSLDDVDEAYDRMVSNEARFRAVLDIAGDD
- a CDS encoding tubulin/FtsZ family protein — translated: MKLATIGVGNAGSKVIDRMVEFESETNRNLCRHVHAINTARTDLAKPEYIPEEQRVLVGDTNQKSKGHGVGGDVEIGAEVMSADIDEIRRAFDDIEIHNVDAILVAAGLGGGTGSGGGPVVIDALQDMYDEPVYALGILPGEYEGGRPALNAARSLQSFVNKVDNFIAFDNDAWRARDQTIEEGYEEMNRELAARIVTLLAAGETDDTDVAENAMDSSDIIRTLATDGVSSIGYAATAVDAQPEGLLDRWGGGGREDDPLDDASQATKIKSLVRRATNSRLTLPCEVSSAERVLVVISGPPSEFSRKGIESARQWLEQEAETVEVLVGDDPRENSSRLSAAVLLSNVSDAPRIDTIQNQAVDAQEQIAEQQAEREEKINNLITDENDDLDPVV
- a CDS encoding ABC transporter ATP-binding protein, whose amino-acid sequence is MADDHGGFEDVRETVDGHPMVELLAYAKSYWPRLTLGILAAFCTRFARLVPPLLVATAIDRVILGSAEPGLLARVGLLPGDPISGVAARTALLEQLVVIAALAYVIRSVTRFASRYLLQSAAQKIQRDLRTDAYDHIQTLSMDFFVDHQTGGMMSILNSDINRLEQFLNTEFRQIIRVVATVGGIAAILWSYSPKLAAIALAPVPIIGVASALFLRWIEPRYKSIREAVARLNTRLENNLGGAAVIKSFNRYGFERERVAERSQAYHDEKVAALRIRRAFFATLRLLTGVVFVLVLYIGGLDNITGVEGALSAGSFALFFLYLRRLYSPMRRVGKSANKYQLAKSSAERVFGLLGREPTITSPADPHRPEAVDGAVTFDDVTFAYGDREPVLEGISLDVPAGATIGLAGATGAGKSTLVKLVPRFHDVDDGAVCVDGVDVRSYDLRALREEVAVVEQTPYLFSGTVAENIAYGDRETLDGERREDDAASERVVEAAKAAEAHEFVADLPAGYDTLIGERGVKLSGGQRQRLAIARALLNDPAIIIFDEATSDVDTETEERIQESLNRLVEDRTAFVIAHRLSTLQDADRIVVLDDGNVVESGTHDDLLATGGEYASLWRAQADAAVADD